The following proteins come from a genomic window of Rutidosis leptorrhynchoides isolate AG116_Rl617_1_P2 chromosome 10, CSIRO_AGI_Rlap_v1, whole genome shotgun sequence:
- the LOC139872283 gene encoding uncharacterized protein — MEIHGFQYETLCPLSITEVSTPPATPPPELDSSGDTEPYLVLRNHIPITSNSTPLPETSAPEFFSLDVDADGDGWRTPTPPLKRSRLATPLPDEEEPKRSLEAGWFRANCRFNSPMLQLHKEILDFCDFLSPTAEEQVSRSTAVESVSDVIKYIWPRCKVEVFGSFKTGLFLPSSDVDMVILDSNIRTPQMGLHALSRALSQKGVAKKIQVIAKARVPIIKFVEKRSGISFDVSFDMDNGPKAAEYIQDAISKWPPLRPLCLILKVFLQQRELNEVYSGGIGSYALLAMLIAMLRNSLDTHVSAEHNLGVLLVTFFDMYGRKLNTSDVGVSCNEGGTFYSKKSKGFLNANRRSLISIQDPQAPDNDIGKNSFNYFQIKSAFGMACSTLTNAKLIMSLGPNCSILGTIIRPDKVLLERKGGLNGDVTFTKLLPGAGDVLQNNFGEQGGLFCNWNLDDEEPLPRGKDIVGDDDVTKGKKSKKVVKVKKTVKIQRTKKVISNKRKRVTEKES, encoded by the exons ATGGAAATTCACGGTTTCCAATACGAAACCTTATGCCCATTATCAATTACCGAGGTCTCCACCCCGCCGGCCACACCACCGCCGGAGCTAGATTCTTCCGGAGATACCGAACCTTATCTCGTGCTACGTAATCATATACCTATAACTTCGAATTCAACGCCGTTACCGGAAACTTCTGCGCCTGAGTTTTTCTCGCTCGATGTCGATGCCGACGGCGACGGTTGGAGAACGCCGACACCGCCGTTAAAACGTTCTCGGTTGGCCACTCCGTTACCTGACGAAGAAGAACCGAAGAGAAGCCTTGAAGCTGGTTGGTTTCGTGCTAATTGTAGATTTAATAGCCCTATGCTTCAGCTCCATAAAG AAATACTGGACTTTTGTGATTTTTTATCGCCAACTGCTGAAGAGCAGGTATCACGTAGCACAGCGGTCGAAAGTGTATCGGATGTTATAAAGTACATCTGGCCTAGGTGCAAG GTAGAAGTTTTTGGTTCATTCAAGACAGGTTTGTTCCTTCCAAGCAGCGATGTCGAT ATGGTGATACTAGATTCGAATATTCGAACTCCTCAAATGGGTTTACACGCTCTCTCTAGAGCTTTATCTCAGAAAGGCGTTGCAAAAAAGATTCAG GTGATTGCCAAGGCTCGTGTGCCGATCATTAAATTTGTGGAGAAAAGAAGCGGCATTTCATTTGATGTAAG CTTTGATATGGATAATGGACCAAAAGCTGCTGAATATATACAG GATGCTATATCTAAGTGGCCCCCTTTGAGGCCGTTGTGTCTGATCTTGAAAGTTTTTTTGCAACAAAGGGAGTTAAACGAA GTGTATTCTGGTGGCATTGGGTCCTATGCGCTTCTAGCTATGTTAATCGCCATGTTGCGG AATTCACTTGATACACATGTTTCCGCAGAACATAATCTTGGAGTCCTCCTG GTAACGTTCTTTGATATGTATGGGCGTAAGTTAAACACGTCTGACGTCGGAGTATCTTGCAATGAGGGAGGTACTTTTTACTCAAAGAAGAGCAAAGG GTTCCTGAATGCAAACAGACGGTCACTGATATCTATCCAGGATCCACAG GCGCCGGATAATGATATAGGCAAAAATTCCTTCAACTATTTCCAG ATTAAATCTGCATTTGGAATGGCCTGCTCGACGCTTACAAACGCGAAACTCATTATGAGTTTAGGCCCTAACTGTAGCATCCTCGGTACCATTATACGACCCGACAAGGTGTTGTTGGAGCGGAAAGGTGGTTTAAACGGTGACGTAACATTCACCAAACTCCTTCCTGGAGCTGGAGACGTGTTGCAAAACAATTTCGGTGAACAAGGAGGACTTTTTTGTAATTGGAACCTGGACGATGAAGAACCGTTGCCCCGGGGAAAGGATATTGTTGGAGATGATGATGTCACTAAAGGGAAAAAGTCAAAGAAGGTGGTCAAGGTGAAGAAGACGGTTaaaatccaaaggaccaagaaagtTATTAGCAATAAAAGAAAGAGAGTGACAGAAAAGGAGAGCTGA
- the LOC139871787 gene encoding MLO-like protein 14 produces the protein MSSEVDKQESRSLALTPTWSVATVLTIFVVVSLLVERSIHRLSNWLKKTNRKPLLAAVEKMKEELMLLGFISLLLTATSSVISNICVPSKFYDSVFAPCTKSEVDEQVEGNKRKLLTNFGYPHRRVLNVMNLNTCKNDYEPFVSYEGLEQLHRFIFVMAITHVSYSCLTMLLAVVKIHSWRRWEDEAQVDRHDVLTDISRNETLRRQSTFGKFHTSNPLVRNRLYTWMICLFRQFGRSVVRADYLTLRKAFILNHNLTSKYDFHSYMIRSMEEEFQRIVGVSGPLWGFVVAFMLFNVKGSNLYFWIAIIPITLVLLVGTKLQHVIATLALESAGITGYHTEARLKPRDELFWFKKPELLLKLIHFILFQNAFELASFFWFWWQFGYNSCFIKNHTVVYIRLILGFLGQFLCSYSTLPLYALVTQMGTNYKAALIPQRIRDTIHGWGKEARRRRRRLGIYGDDSTVHTDTSTVISVEEFDHHELDSPRNGTPPGEGLEIELPQHRVIMTGILDSPFGANETSSRVGTPLLRPCASVSSAASPSFVPEIITRSSSLPPQRELK, from the exons ATGTCATCTGAGGTTGACAAACAAGAATCAAGATCTTTGGCTTTGACTCCAACATGGTCTGTAGCTACAGTTTTGACTATTTTTGTTGTCGTTTCTTTGCTTGTGGAAAGATCAATTCATCGTTTAAGTAAT TGGTTGAAGAAAACAAATCGGAAACCATTGCTTGCTGCTGTGGAGAAAATGAAAGAAG AGTTGATGCTTCTTGGTTTTATATCTCTTCTTCTTACAGCCACGTCTAGCGTTATATCAAACATTTGTGTCCCCTCGAAGTTTTATGATAGTGTATTTGCTCCGTGTACCAAATCGGAGGTTGATGAACAAGTGGAGGGTAATAAGCGGAAACTTTTGACTAATTTTGGTTATCCTCATAGGAGAGTATTGAATGTAATGAATCTGAACACGTGTAAAAAT GATTATGAACCTTTTGTATCATATGAAGGCCTTGAACAGTTACATCGGTTTATTTTTGTCATGGCGATTACTCATGTATCTTACAGCTGCTTAACTATGCTTCTTGCTGTAGTGAAG ATTCACAGTTGGAGGAGATGGGAGGATGAAGCACAAGTCGATCGGCATGACGTGCTAACTG ATATATCAAGAAATGAGACATTGCGGAGACAGTCGACATTTGGAAAATTTCACACATCAAATCCTTTGGTTAGAAATCGTTTGTATACTTGGATG ATATGCTTATTTCGCCAATTTGGGCGTTCGGTTGTTCGTGCTGATTACCTTACGCTGCGTAAAGCCTTTATCCTG AATCACAACCTCACATCAAAATATGATTTTCACAGTTATATGATTCGTTCTATGGAAGAAGAATTTCAAAGAATTGTTGGTGTAAG TGGCCCACTTTGGGGATTTGTTGTTGCTTTTATGCTCTTTAATGTGAAAG GATCAAATCTTTATTTCTGGATTGCTATTATTCCAATTACC CTTGTGTTACTTGTGGGGACAAAATTACAACATGTTATAGCTACGTTGGCACTCGAGAGTGCTGGAATTACTGGGTATCATACAGAAGCAAGGTTAAAACCTCGAGATGAACTTTTTTGGTTTAAAAAGCCCGAACTATTGCTCAAATTAATACATTTCATTCTTTTCCAG AACGCATTTGAGCTGGCTTCGTTCTTTTGGTTTTGG TGGCAATTTGGATACAATTCTTGTTTTATCAAGAACCACACGGTGGTGTATATACGGTTAATTTTGGG GTTTCTCGGCCAATTCTTATGCAGCTATAGTACCCTACCACTCTACGCACTCGTTACCcag ATGGGTACTAATTACAAAGCTGCATTGATTCCACAAAGAATACGAGATACGATCCATGGATGGGGTAAGGAAGCTAGACGAAGAAGAAGGCGGCTAGGCATATACGGTGACGATTCAACGGTTCACACAGATACAAGCACTGTGATATCTGTAGAAGAATTTGACCATCATGAGCTAGATAGTCCACGAAACGGAACGCCACCTGGCGAGGGTCTTGAAATCGAGTTACCACAACATCGTGTCATAATGACAGGTATTTTGGATTCTCCGTTTGGTGCTAACGAAACCTCGAGTCGAGTTGGTACACCTCTCCTTCGACCTTGTGCATCTGTCTCGTCTGCAGCTTCTCCAAGCTTTGTGCCGGAAATTATTACCAGATCATCGTCGTTGCCACCTCAGCGAGAATTAAAGTAA